From Streptomyces sp. Edi4, one genomic window encodes:
- a CDS encoding SRPBCC family protein has protein sequence MAETKNPLTSSPAADRLKSELQSYLLAQGERLLVGMGHKLGETTVKLTDIAEGRSPGFAKLALEGGRKVAEGKGPVRAAVEMGASHLKDNAKDMLKGLGGGRKKGGAGRKPTVIMESVDVGVPVRDAYDQWTQFQSFASFAKGVKSATVADDTTSDWKVKVFWSTRSWKAHTTEQVPDARIAWTSEGAKGTVKGVVTFHPLGENLTRVLLVMEYYPKGLFEKTGNIWRAQGRRARLDLKNFARHTALLGEAEGGWRGEIRDGEVVVTHEDAVAEEEEREPEQSDSREDADEDEPGREEAEDAERGPSSDEDPEDPEAYDDEVEGDEADEADEEPAQEYEEDDEGEYAQEDEEPVEEEYEDEDADGDAEPAEGEYAEDAEEADEEEPEESEEAASARKRRAYEGSRSNARR, from the coding sequence GTGGCTGAGACGAAGAACCCGCTGACCTCAAGCCCCGCCGCCGACCGGCTCAAGTCGGAGCTCCAGTCCTATCTGCTCGCCCAGGGCGAGCGGCTTCTCGTGGGCATGGGGCACAAGCTCGGCGAGACCACGGTCAAGCTCACCGACATCGCCGAGGGCCGCAGCCCCGGCTTCGCCAAGCTGGCCCTCGAAGGCGGCCGCAAGGTCGCCGAAGGCAAGGGCCCCGTGCGCGCCGCGGTGGAGATGGGCGCCTCCCACCTCAAGGACAACGCCAAGGACATGCTCAAGGGGCTCGGCGGTGGCCGCAAGAAGGGTGGCGCCGGGCGCAAGCCGACCGTGATCATGGAGTCCGTCGACGTGGGCGTGCCGGTGCGCGACGCCTACGACCAGTGGACCCAGTTCCAGTCGTTCGCCAGTTTCGCCAAGGGCGTCAAGAGCGCGACCGTCGCCGACGACACGACGTCGGACTGGAAGGTCAAGGTCTTCTGGTCCACCCGCAGTTGGAAGGCGCACACCACCGAACAGGTGCCGGACGCGCGCATCGCGTGGACCTCCGAGGGCGCCAAGGGGACCGTCAAGGGCGTCGTCACCTTCCACCCGCTGGGTGAAAACCTCACCCGGGTGCTCCTGGTCATGGAGTACTACCCCAAGGGACTGTTCGAGAAGACGGGCAACATCTGGCGCGCCCAGGGCCGCCGTGCCCGCCTCGACCTCAAGAACTTCGCCCGTCACACCGCGCTGCTCGGCGAGGCAGAGGGCGGCTGGCGCGGCGAGATCAGGGACGGCGAGGTCGTGGTCACGCACGAGGACGCGGTCGCCGAGGAGGAGGAGCGGGAGCCCGAGCAGAGCGATTCCCGCGAGGACGCCGACGAGGACGAGCCCGGCCGGGAGGAGGCGGAGGACGCCGAGCGCGGTCCCTCTTCCGACGAGGACCCGGAGGACCCCGAGGCGTACGACGACGAGGTTGAGGGCGACGAGGCCGACGAGGCCGACGAAGAGCCCGCCCAGGAGTACGAAGAGGACGACGAGGGCGAGTACGCGCAGGAGGACGAGGAGCCCGTCGAGGAGGAGTACGAGGACGAGGACGCGGACGGGGACGCGGAGCCCGCGGAGGGCGAGTACGCCGAGGACGCCGAAGAGGCGGACGAGGAAGAGCCGGAGGAGTCCGAGGAGGCGGCATCCGCGCGCAAGCGCCGCGCCTACGAGGGCTCCCGGAGCAACGCCCGCCGGTGA
- a CDS encoding SRPBCC family protein — translation MFTLRSTGARAAFVSLPLVATLLGAAVAPAGASSRSAASLTCRGQGVDPDARVRYRTETVIHAPLSTIWKVQTDVARWPSWQGAVKTAARLDHGPLRAGSAFRWTTPVPPNPATPATSLDITSTVKQIKHASCIRWTGPAIGEGLHIDGVHVWNFTKIKGGVLVRTEETHTGPQVDANVPAATGILRAGLDAWLKDLTNVAEARAASGQA, via the coding sequence ATGTTCACCCTCCGCAGCACCGGCGCCCGCGCCGCCTTCGTCTCTCTCCCGCTCGTGGCCACGCTCCTCGGTGCCGCCGTGGCGCCCGCGGGGGCCTCTTCGCGCTCGGCCGCCTCGCTCACCTGCCGGGGCCAGGGCGTCGATCCCGACGCCCGCGTCCGCTACCGGACCGAGACCGTGATCCATGCGCCGCTGAGCACCATCTGGAAGGTGCAGACGGACGTGGCGCGCTGGCCGTCCTGGCAGGGCGCCGTCAAGACCGCCGCCCGCCTCGACCACGGTCCGCTCCGAGCCGGATCGGCGTTCCGGTGGACGACCCCCGTGCCGCCCAACCCCGCGACCCCCGCCACCAGCCTGGACATCACCTCCACCGTCAAGCAGATCAAGCACGCCTCCTGCATTCGCTGGACCGGGCCCGCGATCGGTGAGGGGCTGCACATCGACGGCGTCCACGTGTGGAACTTCACCAAGATCAAGGGCGGTGTCCTCGTACGCACCGAGGAGACCCACACCGGTCCGCAGGTGGATGCGAACGTCCCGGCCGCGACCGGCATCCTCCGCGCGGGTCTCGACGCGTGGCTCAAGGATCTGACGAACGTCGCGGAGGCTCGCGCGGCCTCCGGTCAGGCCTGA
- a CDS encoding FABP family protein → MTDPAAAHPRPVPAYPYPDAHCPDGTPAPHALLAPVTGFLGTWFGRGEGGYPTLEGDFAYEQEVTFTHDGRPFLRYEARAWLIGADGAPLRPSARESGWWRLQADGRVEALITQPTGIAEIAVGVATAGTVDIRTGQVALTPTAKEVDATRRRYELTDGETLTFTHDLAAIGNPLHHHLSAVLHRRS, encoded by the coding sequence GTGACCGACCCCGCAGCGGCCCACCCCCGCCCCGTACCGGCATACCCCTACCCCGACGCCCACTGCCCGGACGGGACGCCCGCCCCGCACGCACTGCTCGCGCCCGTTACCGGCTTTCTGGGCACCTGGTTCGGACGCGGCGAGGGCGGCTATCCGACTCTGGAGGGGGACTTCGCGTACGAGCAGGAAGTCACCTTCACCCACGACGGCCGCCCCTTCCTGCGCTACGAGGCGCGGGCCTGGCTCATCGGCGCCGACGGCGCGCCCCTGCGCCCTTCGGCCCGCGAGAGCGGCTGGTGGCGGCTCCAGGCCGATGGCCGCGTGGAGGCCCTGATCACCCAGCCCACCGGTATCGCGGAGATCGCGGTCGGCGTCGCCACGGCCGGCACGGTGGACATCCGTACCGGGCAGGTGGCGCTCACCCCCACGGCCAAGGAGGTCGACGCCACCCGAAGGCGCTATGAACTGACCGACGGCGAGACCCTGACCTTCACCCACGACCTGGCCGCGATCGGCAACCCCCTGCACCACCATCTGTCCGCCGTCCTGCACCGCAGGAGCTGA
- a CDS encoding SulP family inorganic anion transporter, whose product MTTSPPRPAARLRGLKPDWLGDPRVWRTEVLAGLVVGLALIPEAISFSVIVGVDPAIGLFASFTMAVTISVVGGRRAMISAATGAVALVMAPLYREHGFGHLVAAVILAGVLQIVLGALGVARLVRFVPRSVMVGFVNALAILVFMAQVPEMRHVPWAVYPLIVGGLALMVLFPRITKVVPAPLVSIVVLTAVTVAAAIAVPTVGDKGELPSSLPTPGLPDVPITLDTLTTIAPYALAMALVGLMESLMTAKLVDDITDTPSNKTRESIGQGIANIVTGFFGGMGGCAMIGQTMINVRVSGARTRLSTFLAGVFLMVLCVVFGPVVSDIPMAALVAVMVMVSFATFDWHSIAPETLRRMPAGEIAVMVLTVVVVVATHNLAIGVVAGTVTAMVIFTRRVARLADITAVVDPDGTQVVYRVTGELFFASCDDLVGRFQYATDPDQVVIDLADTHIWDASSVAALDAIETKYAQRGKTVEIVGLNRPSARIHETLSGELTGGN is encoded by the coding sequence TTGACGACGTCCCCTCCGCGTCCGGCCGCCCGGCTGCGCGGCCTCAAGCCCGACTGGCTCGGCGATCCCCGGGTCTGGCGCACCGAGGTGCTGGCCGGCCTGGTGGTGGGGCTCGCGCTGATTCCCGAGGCGATCTCCTTCTCGGTCATCGTCGGCGTCGACCCGGCGATCGGTCTGTTCGCCTCGTTCACGATGGCCGTCACCATCTCCGTCGTCGGCGGGCGGCGCGCCATGATCTCGGCGGCCACCGGCGCCGTGGCGCTGGTCATGGCGCCGCTCTACCGCGAGCACGGCTTCGGGCACCTGGTCGCCGCAGTGATCCTTGCCGGTGTTCTCCAGATCGTCCTGGGTGCGCTCGGAGTGGCGCGGCTGGTGCGGTTCGTGCCGCGCTCGGTGATGGTCGGCTTCGTCAACGCCCTGGCCATCCTCGTCTTCATGGCCCAGGTTCCGGAGATGCGCCACGTGCCGTGGGCCGTCTATCCGCTGATCGTCGGCGGTCTCGCCCTCATGGTGCTGTTCCCGAGGATCACCAAGGTCGTACCCGCTCCCCTGGTCTCCATCGTGGTCCTCACCGCTGTCACCGTCGCCGCCGCGATCGCGGTGCCCACGGTCGGCGACAAGGGCGAGCTGCCGTCCTCGCTGCCGACCCCCGGCCTGCCCGACGTGCCGATCACACTCGACACGCTGACCACGATCGCCCCGTACGCACTCGCCATGGCCCTGGTGGGTCTGATGGAGTCGCTGATGACCGCGAAACTCGTCGACGACATCACCGACACCCCTTCCAACAAGACCCGCGAGTCCATCGGCCAGGGCATCGCCAACATCGTCACCGGGTTCTTCGGCGGCATGGGCGGCTGCGCCATGATCGGCCAGACGATGATCAACGTGCGGGTGTCCGGCGCGCGTACGCGGCTTTCCACCTTCCTCGCGGGCGTGTTCCTGATGGTGCTGTGCGTCGTCTTCGGGCCGGTCGTCTCTGACATCCCGATGGCCGCTCTGGTCGCGGTGATGGTGATGGTGTCGTTCGCGACGTTCGACTGGCACTCCATCGCCCCCGAGACGCTTCGGCGGATGCCGGCCGGGGAGATCGCCGTCATGGTGCTCACGGTCGTGGTCGTCGTCGCCACGCACAACCTGGCGATCGGCGTGGTGGCCGGCACCGTGACCGCGATGGTGATCTTCACCAGGCGCGTGGCCCGTCTCGCGGACATCACCGCCGTCGTCGACCCCGACGGCACTCAGGTCGTCTACCGCGTCACCGGCGAACTCTTCTTCGCCTCCTGCGACGACCTGGTCGGCCGCTTCCAGTACGCCACCGACCCGGACCAGGTCGTCATCGACCTCGCCGACACCCACATCTGGGACGCGTCGTCCGTGGCCGCGCTCGACGCCATCGAGACGAAGTACGCCCAGCGCGGCAAGACCGTGGAGATCGTCGGCCTCAACCGGCCGAGCGCCCGCATCCACGAGACCCTGAGTGGCGAACTGACCGGCGGCAACTGA
- a CDS encoding DNA primase: MNNRLGLGLAVGAGYLLGRTKKAKLAFGIGTLVMGKRLQLSPRAIADFAAAQLADNPQFKEIGDQLREDLRGVGKAATGALINRQIEGLADRLHDRTLDVHDRMSGVIPGVVESDDEKDEKDEKGEQDDEEQSDEDGGAPAKSTARRSSSRSSSRSSGRSSSRSSDGDDKASSKSRPVGGAAAKSASSKAASAKKTAKSTQRTAKRAPAKKTASRRGGKGEGDRG, encoded by the coding sequence ATGAACAATCGGCTGGGACTGGGGCTCGCGGTGGGCGCGGGCTATCTGCTCGGGCGTACGAAGAAGGCCAAACTCGCCTTCGGTATCGGCACGCTGGTCATGGGTAAACGCCTGCAATTGAGCCCACGGGCGATCGCGGACTTCGCGGCGGCGCAACTGGCCGACAACCCGCAGTTCAAGGAGATCGGCGACCAGCTGAGGGAGGACCTGCGCGGGGTCGGCAAGGCCGCGACGGGCGCGCTCATCAACCGCCAGATAGAAGGGCTCGCCGACCGGCTGCACGATCGCACCCTCGATGTGCACGACCGAATGTCGGGCGTCATCCCCGGCGTGGTCGAATCCGACGACGAGAAGGACGAGAAGGACGAGAAGGGCGAGCAGGACGACGAGGAGCAGTCGGACGAGGACGGCGGGGCCCCCGCCAAGTCGACCGCGCGCCGGTCCTCGTCCCGGTCCTCCTCCCGGTCCTCGGGCCGGTCTTCGTCCAGGTCGTCCGACGGGGACGACAAGGCGTCGTCCAAGTCCCGCCCGGTCGGCGGAGCGGCCGCCAAGTCGGCCTCGTCGAAGGCGGCTTCGGCGAAGAAGACGGCCAAGTCGACGCAGCGCACGGCGAAGCGGGCACCCGCCAAGAAGACGGCGAGCCGGCGCGGCGGCAAGGGGGAGGGCGACCGTGGCTGA
- a CDS encoding cation diffusion facilitator family transporter, whose product MDKKDRKTRLTVLVALGANLLIAAAKAVAGVLAGSPALLSEAAHSVADSMNEVFLLAALRRSRRPADQRHPFGYGKERYFWSLLAAVGIFVMGGCFSFFQGVQALNDHEQESTGGYIVGLSVLGVALVAEGGSLLRALYQVRGQSGGIGSDPALRTVVAEDGTAVLGVLLAGAGMALHMVTGQVVWEASASMAIGLLLVYVAYRLGKEARDQLIGEAVDPELRRHIRALLDEQPEIDNVADLLTMRLGLDSTLVAARIDLRPGLDSEEVEVVSERIKAAVVEAWPEAQHVFLDITDAPPGARPTSATRDASA is encoded by the coding sequence GTGGACAAGAAGGACCGCAAGACCCGGTTGACCGTCCTGGTGGCGCTCGGGGCCAACCTCCTGATCGCCGCGGCCAAGGCGGTCGCCGGAGTGCTGGCCGGGTCGCCCGCGCTGCTCTCCGAGGCGGCGCACTCCGTGGCGGACAGCATGAACGAGGTCTTCCTGCTCGCCGCGCTCCGCCGCAGCCGGCGTCCGGCCGACCAGCGCCACCCCTTCGGCTACGGCAAGGAGCGCTACTTCTGGTCGCTCCTCGCCGCCGTCGGCATCTTCGTCATGGGCGGCTGCTTCTCCTTCTTCCAGGGAGTCCAGGCGCTGAACGATCACGAGCAGGAGTCCACCGGCGGGTACATCGTGGGCCTGTCCGTCCTGGGTGTCGCCCTCGTGGCCGAGGGCGGCTCGCTCCTGCGGGCGCTGTACCAGGTGCGCGGCCAGAGCGGCGGCATCGGCAGTGATCCCGCCCTGCGCACCGTCGTCGCCGAGGACGGCACCGCGGTGCTCGGCGTCCTGCTGGCCGGGGCGGGCATGGCCCTACACATGGTCACCGGTCAGGTGGTGTGGGAGGCGTCCGCGTCGATGGCCATCGGGCTCCTCCTCGTGTACGTGGCGTACCGGCTCGGCAAGGAGGCCCGCGACCAGCTCATCGGTGAGGCCGTCGATCCCGAACTGCGGCGCCACATCCGGGCGTTGCTCGACGAGCAGCCCGAGATCGACAACGTGGCCGACCTCCTGACGATGCGGCTCGGCCTTGACTCCACGCTGGTGGCCGCCCGGATCGACCTGCGCCCCGGACTCGACAGCGAGGAGGTCGAGGTGGTCTCGGAGCGCATCAAGGCCGCCGTGGTGGAGGCGTGGCCGGAGGCACAGCACGTCTTCCTCGACATCACGGACGCGCCGCCGGGTGCGCGGCCGACATCCGCCACCCGGGACGCGTCCGCCTGA
- a CDS encoding diaminopropionate ammonia-lyase, producing MPRDAAHLATGPLPLFWSTRRGGRAWRCEPAPSGARDFHAGLPDYEPTPLVELPSLAMELGLGRVFVKDESCRLGLPSFKALGASWAIRRVLDERTACGEGAGRVTLVTATDGNHGRAVARMAHRLGQRAHVFVPRGVHPRAVAAIAAERAGISEVAGPYDEAVRRAAEAAAAPDAVLVQDTAWPGYERIPGWIVEGYSTLCAELDEQLAARGVGEGPDLVAVPVGVGSLAQAVVRHYRSLAPGRRSPALLSVEPQAAACVLSGLTRGARTSITTGDTTMVGLNCGTPSSIAWPYLRAGLDASVAVPDPATADAVARLASLGVSSGPCGAAALAGMRTVLGGAGAERRRTTLGLGPDSTVVLLSTEGVEANPPAP from the coding sequence ATGCCTCGCGACGCTGCTCACCTCGCCACCGGGCCGCTCCCTCTGTTCTGGTCAACCCGGCGCGGCGGCCGCGCCTGGCGGTGCGAGCCCGCGCCGTCCGGTGCGCGCGACTTCCACGCCGGGCTGCCCGACTACGAGCCCACTCCATTGGTCGAACTACCTTCTTTGGCAATGGAGTTGGGGCTGGGCCGCGTGTTCGTCAAGGACGAGTCGTGCCGGCTCGGGCTGCCCTCGTTCAAGGCGCTGGGGGCGTCCTGGGCGATCCGGCGTGTGCTCGACGAACGGACCGCGTGCGGCGAAGGGGCGGGACGCGTCACGCTGGTGACCGCCACCGACGGCAACCACGGCCGCGCCGTGGCCCGCATGGCGCATCGCCTCGGGCAGCGGGCCCACGTCTTCGTCCCGCGCGGTGTCCATCCCCGGGCGGTGGCCGCCATCGCCGCCGAGCGGGCGGGGATCAGCGAGGTGGCCGGGCCGTACGACGAGGCGGTACGCCGTGCGGCGGAGGCGGCCGCCGCGCCGGACGCGGTCCTCGTCCAGGACACGGCCTGGCCCGGCTACGAGCGGATCCCCGGTTGGATCGTCGAGGGCTACTCCACCCTCTGCGCCGAACTGGACGAGCAGTTGGCCGCGCGCGGGGTGGGCGAGGGGCCCGATCTGGTCGCCGTGCCGGTCGGCGTGGGATCGCTGGCCCAGGCCGTGGTGCGGCACTACCGGAGCCTTGCGCCCGGCCGGCGTTCTCCGGCGCTCCTTTCGGTGGAACCGCAGGCCGCGGCCTGCGTGCTGAGCGGCCTCACGCGCGGAGCACGCACCAGCATCACCACGGGCGACACCACGATGGTCGGCCTGAACTGCGGCACCCCCTCCAGCATCGCCTGGCCCTACCTCCGCGCGGGTCTGGACGCCTCGGTCGCCGTCCCGGATCCGGCCACGGCCGACGCGGTGGCCCGTCTGGCATCCCTCGGCGTGTCCTCGGGCCCCTGTGGCGCGGCCGCGCTCGCCGGAATGCGGACGGTGCTCGGCGGCGCGGGCGCCGAACGACGCCGTACGACGCTGGGGCTCGGCCCCGACTCGACCGTCGTCCTTCTCAGCACCGAGGGGGTCGAGGCCAACCCCCCGGCTCCTTGA